One genomic window of Phycisphaerae bacterium includes the following:
- a CDS encoding ATP-dependent Clp protease ATP-binding subunit: MFERFTDRARKVMALANQEAQRFNHEYIGTEHILLGLVKEGSGVGANVLKNLDVDLRKVRLEVEKLVKSGPDMVTMGKLPQTPRAKKVIEYAIEEARNLNHNYVGTEHLLLGLLREHDGVAAQVLMNLGLKLEDVREEVLNLLGAGIENEESQPHAMGEAKKGKSKTPALDSFGRDLTEMAREGKLDPVIGRHREINRVIQILCRRTKNNPVLLGEAGVGKTAIVEGLAQKIVSGEIPELLADRRIVVLDLAMMVAGTKYRGQFEERIKAVMNEVIRAKNVILFIDELHTLVGAGGAEGAIDASNVLKPALSRGEIQCIGATTLDEYRKYIEKDGALERRFQQIIVEPPTREETIQILQGLRDRYEAHHRVQITDEAIMQSVELSNRYISDRVQPDKAIDVIDEAGACVRLKTMTKPPNLTEIEREIERLLIEKDEAVKTADYERAAELRDRAEVLRSKKDEMQREWRSRAKEVDGIVDAEVIAEVVSSMTGVPLTRLEKGEVERLLRLEDELHKRIISQDEAIRAVARAVRRSRSGMKDPNRPMGSFIFIGPSGVGKTYLAKCLADFMFGSEDALVVLDMSEFMEKHNVSKLIGAPPGYVGYEEGGQLTERIRRRPYSVVLLDEIEKAHPDVFNMLLQIMEEGRLTDSFGRHVDFKNTILIMTSNIGADRITNQGDFGFGKRDENVTYEKMKKMLQSEVERYFRPEFINRVDELVVFHKLMHDDLTRIVELELAKVVKRIAQQGLKLEIDQSAKEYLIEHGTDEKFGARPLRRAIENRVEDPLSEAILRGEYKGRNRIVVSAKPEGEDGEMKLVFEAMTDEAQSAPVPAGSTGDGT; the protein is encoded by the coding sequence ATGTTTGAACGTTTCACGGATCGGGCTCGCAAAGTCATGGCCTTGGCCAACCAGGAGGCCCAGCGCTTCAACCACGAGTACATCGGAACCGAGCACATCCTCCTCGGTCTTGTCAAAGAAGGCTCCGGTGTCGGTGCCAATGTCCTGAAGAATCTCGATGTCGACCTGCGGAAGGTGCGCCTGGAAGTCGAAAAGCTCGTTAAGAGCGGCCCGGATATGGTCACCATGGGCAAGCTTCCCCAGACGCCGCGCGCCAAGAAGGTCATCGAGTATGCGATCGAGGAAGCTCGAAACCTCAATCATAACTACGTGGGGACCGAACACCTCTTGCTTGGCCTGCTCCGCGAACACGACGGCGTGGCGGCACAGGTGCTCATGAATCTCGGTCTCAAGCTGGAAGACGTCCGCGAGGAGGTTCTGAACCTCCTTGGCGCCGGCATCGAGAACGAGGAGAGCCAACCCCACGCGATGGGCGAAGCCAAAAAAGGTAAGAGCAAAACGCCGGCCCTCGATTCATTCGGGCGCGACCTGACGGAAATGGCCCGCGAAGGCAAACTGGACCCCGTGATCGGTCGACACCGCGAGATCAACCGCGTGATTCAGATTCTCTGCCGTCGCACGAAGAACAACCCGGTCCTCCTTGGCGAGGCCGGCGTGGGCAAGACGGCAATCGTCGAGGGACTGGCCCAGAAAATCGTCAGCGGCGAGATTCCCGAACTCCTGGCGGATCGCCGGATCGTCGTGCTTGACTTGGCGATGATGGTCGCGGGGACCAAGTATCGCGGGCAGTTTGAAGAACGTATCAAGGCGGTCATGAACGAGGTGATCCGCGCCAAGAACGTGATCCTGTTCATCGACGAACTCCACACCCTGGTGGGTGCGGGCGGGGCCGAGGGCGCCATTGATGCCTCCAACGTGCTCAAGCCGGCTCTCAGCCGCGGCGAGATACAGTGCATCGGCGCCACCACGCTTGACGAATATCGCAAGTACATCGAAAAGGACGGAGCTCTGGAGCGGCGATTCCAGCAGATCATCGTCGAACCCCCGACCCGCGAGGAAACCATCCAGATCCTGCAGGGTTTGCGCGACCGCTACGAGGCTCACCACCGCGTGCAGATCACCGACGAGGCGATCATGCAATCGGTCGAGCTGTCCAATCGATACATCTCCGATCGCGTTCAGCCTGACAAGGCGATCGACGTCATTGACGAGGCCGGCGCCTGTGTACGCCTCAAAACGATGACCAAACCGCCGAATCTGACCGAGATCGAGCGCGAAATCGAAAGGCTCTTGATCGAAAAGGACGAAGCGGTCAAAACCGCCGACTACGAGCGGGCCGCCGAACTGCGGGATCGCGCCGAAGTCCTGCGATCCAAAAAAGACGAAATGCAACGCGAGTGGCGCAGCCGGGCCAAGGAGGTCGACGGCATCGTCGATGCCGAAGTCATCGCCGAGGTGGTCTCGAGCATGACCGGCGTGCCTCTGACCCGCCTGGAAAAGGGCGAGGTCGAGCGGCTGCTGCGGCTGGAGGACGAACTGCATAAGCGGATCATCAGCCAGGACGAGGCCATCCGGGCCGTCGCCCGGGCCGTGCGCCGTTCACGCAGCGGCATGAAAGACCCGAATCGCCCGATGGGCAGCTTCATCTTTATCGGTCCGTCGGGCGTCGGCAAGACATATCTCGCCAAGTGCCTCGCCGACTTCATGTTCGGCAGCGAGGACGCGTTGGTGGTCCTCGACATGTCGGAGTTCATGGAGAAACACAACGTCAGCAAGCTCATCGGCGCCCCGCCGGGCTACGTGGGCTACGAAGAAGGCGGCCAGCTCACCGAACGCATCCGCCGCCGGCCGTATTCGGTCGTACTGCTCGATGAAATCGAGAAGGCTCACCCCGACGTGTTCAACATGCTCCTGCAGATCATGGAGGAAGGCCGGCTGACCGATTCTTTCGGCCGCCACGTAGACTTCAAGAATACTATCCTAATCATGACCAGCAATATCGGCGCCGATCGAATCACCAACCAGGGCGATTTCGGCTTCGGCAAGCGCGACGAAAACGTCACCTATGAGAAGATGAAAAAGATGTTGCAGTCCGAGGTCGAACGCTACTTCAGACCCGAGTTCATCAACCGCGTCGATGAACTCGTGGTCTTCCATAAGCTCATGCACGACGACCTTACCCGCATCGTCGAGCTCGAACTTGCCAAGGTCGTCAAGCGCATCGCCCAGCAGGGCCTCAAACTCGAGATCGACCAGTCAGCCAAGGAATACCTGATCGAGCACGGGACCGATGAGAAGTTCGGTGCCCGCCCGCTGCGCAGGGCGATCGAGAACCGCGTCGAGGACCCGCTGAGCGAGGCCATTCTGCGGGGCGAGTACAAAGGCCGGAACCGCATTGTCGTGAGCGCCAAGCCCGAAGGCGAGGATGGCGAAATGAAACTCGTCTTCGAAGCAATGACCGATGAAGCGCAGTCGGCGCCGGTCCCGGCGGGCTCCACTGGCGACGGGACATAG